The Mobula hypostoma chromosome 1, sMobHyp1.1, whole genome shotgun sequence genome includes the window gacccttgttattgtggtccaggacgaaacccaatgagcggttacattgatcgcaattcatcagtgttttcggccactatgaagcttgctaaattggagcctgggTTAAGGGATTAttagtaacacatataaaaggaacagaaaatgtgatggctgactgtctgtcaggtgttgacaacttcaaactcgctgtattagccaaatagctgataaagatgtatatttgtgtgtatcaaataatgtattcatgtttgtaatttttaccccccggtaaaaatccttaaaggtgaggggtgtgacgagagtacacatagactaagatgttaactgtcctgtgctggcaccagtgggatcagcagttggtctgccacctgtcttcaggagagagagagataaggaaaacaatggagcagcatttggagatgttaattaagggacggaaggagagctgtcaagatcggcccccctttgaaccctgaacagtttgaagtgatggacaggcgataccccagcagggggataaaaagggacaggttcactaaggcaagacacacacgacaccacgaggtaacgggaccctggaagcggtgcgtctcccacaagtcggtgtgtgtccgcctttgcctgggtgccaggtttcaccgcagagaaacgatcgtattaggaaacggaggggtcacagtcggtgacctcagaagacatcacaaagggctcgcccgaaagctgactgcgaagaatatcgaaggtctgtgtggaagccgtttgaatattcattcgttttgctctctctctccttccccccactgtccatctcccacggcagtgattactgtgaactgaactgaactcaattgaactgaactttgcgtcactttgaaactggtcatttacccctagacgacaatagagcttgattgatcctgttatcctaattctgtgtacatgtgtgtttatcattgctgaactgttgcatttattatccttttgattagagtactgtgttgcttgtttctttaataaaactttcttagttctagtagtcCAGACTCcagctgagtgatccatttctgctggtttggcaacccagttacggagtaCGTAACACAGTGAACTGTGCACATGTTCTCCTCGGTCCCTCTGTTCTGTTACATTGCCAAGGCATGCAAGGAGATTCGTATgctggtcagtgtggacatgatgggccaaagggcctctttttGTAGTGCATgacctgaatcaggtttattcttactgacatatattgtaaaattcgttttctgcagcagcagttcacaatagttacaataaattacaatgagtTAAATAGATACTGAAGTTTTATGTGGTTTAATGAACCTAGATCAGCCCAGCCTCAATGatacaagaacctgaaaccctgtcccctataCCATTCCTCAGCCACTCAGTCATACGGTCTGTCTTTCTATTTCTGCCGTGACGAAcacatggcactgggagtaatccagagagcagtactttgaggtcctgctcttcagccgcTGTCCTAACTCACTCTCCGTTTCTGTGCCATTGGTGCCAACGTGCACCATGCCCCCCTGGCTGCTCCCCTTCCCCCTTGAGAATGTTCTGCAGCCATTCTGTGGCATCCTCAACCCTGGCAGCCAGGCATCTGGCATCTCTTTCCACAGAATCAGCCGTCCACTTCGGCAGCCACTGAGTCGCCTGTCACTATCGTTCCAGTAGACTTTACCTTTCCCTGTTGAACCTCAGAGTGAGCGACGGTGCCACTGACCTGTGCCCTAATAaaccccaacacccccccccagcaATATCCAAAGAGCTAGACTTGCTACTGAGTGGACTAGCCATAGAGGAATCCCACATTGATTGCCCTCCTTCTCCTAGTGggcacccataagaccataagacatagggacagaattaggccattcagcccatcgagtctgctctgacgttccatcatggctgatcctggatcccactcaaccccacacaccttccttctcaccatatcctttgatgccctgaccaatcaggaaatgatcaacttccgccttaaagaTACTCACGGACtaggcctccaccgcagtctgtggcagagcattccacagatttactactctctggctcaaaaaaaattcctccttacctctgttctaaaggatcacccctcaattttgcggCTGTGTCctgtagttctggatatcccccaCCACaagaaacctcctctccacatccaccctatctagtcctttcaacacccggtaggtttcaatgagatcccccatattcttctaagatccagtgtgtacaggcccaaagccgccaAACACACCTCATAGGTAAACCCCTTCACTCCCGGAATCACCCATCTACCTGAAGCCTGATCGTTAGGTGTGACCACATCTGGAGGCTCATCTCTGTAGCCCCCAGCTTCCCAGGTGACCCCTGAgcacatccagctccagctctttGTTCTGGTgtgtcaggagctggacttcccACGGATGGTCAGTGCACCCAGCTCTATCTCCTGAAAGATCAGGTTAGGTCAACTCTGGTGACTCCCATTGGTTGGGGTTAACCATGGATGTTTGTATCCTATCTCAGTAGGCGAGCCaaggcagtacgatgtggagagcgagctgttgcccatatagcaggctccccctctccatgtagcTGATGAATCTAATGGCAGAGATCGATACAAATTGATACCAGCAGCATCGCGGGAAGTGTGTGCGTGGAACATGCTGCTAAGGGTGGTGGTAGACGCAGATACATTGGGGGTATCTTAGATAAGCATTgagtgatagaaaaatagagggggagggaagggttagattgatctcagattAGATTAAACGCTCAGTACAACATAGGGCAAAGGGTCTGTAccgtgctgcactgttctatgcaGTCATCAGGGAGATTGTGAGgttccctgatttcccacatatTGCAGGAGGAGCATTCTGTGGCGCTGACTAACACCCAACCTACACCGATTCAATTCAGTTTCAGGTCAAGATGGCACCGAGTTGCATTCTCTTTCCAGGTCACGGCTCAGAACTAGTTGTTTCATCTTTTAAGCTCATAGGGCATGCTGTTTGCACTAGAATGTGCGGCAATACTTGTGAGTTTCCTCTCGCACATCCTCAGGTTGTTAACACATTGCACCGACTGTTAACATGCACATgtgttaaataaatctgaatctcagGGACTAATGAGTTACAGACAACAAAAATAGAACCTCGCCTGTGTCTTCTCTTAAAAAGTTATTCTCACTCGCACACCCGGGCTACAAACTCCACCTCTCCGCACCAAACCCTCAGTTCTCCTCTCTAACACAAGCTCACTGTTGCAATAATcactcttaccccttcccttctcacttgcccatcacctccctccagtgccccctctcccctcctatcacattccttcttcagctctttacctcatccatctatcacctcccggcTTCCCACCTCATCCCCCCTCACCTGCAGCATACCTAAATACTTCTATGGAAGTGGTAATCATGGATAAATGTTCACTTTTCAAATGGCTTGACTTTAAAATTAGTTTTAAACGTGACCTGCTagtttgtattccttcccctcccctcagcttcctattctggctttttccccccatccctttcaatcatgatgaagggtctcagtccaaaacgtcaactgttcattcctctccacagacgctgcctgtttgttgagttcctccagcatcctacgtgcgttgctctgaatttccagcacctgctcaACCTCCTTGTTTCCAAGATGGCTAACCCCCCTGACCCTAACATTTTATTGCCTGCTGTCAATTAGCTAATTAGCCAATCTATTGTCAATTAACAATTTACAAGTGTGCCTCCATTGGGGTCCTGATAAGTTGAAAATGACCAGCAAGTCCTGAGACTGATCTGTTTTAAACTCCTGTGTCTCCCGTGCCCAGTCCCAGCTCCCAATAAATGGAAGAATACAGTGCAATTCAGGCCACTGGGCCTACAATGAGATGTAAAGGGAAAACTCTTCACCTAGAGGATGGTggctatatggaatgagctgccagaggaagtggtagaggtgggcacATTGACACCATTTAAAAGACACTGGGACAcatacatagataggaaagattttgaaggatatgggccagaatcaggtttattatcatcatcttataggatgtgaaatttgttgtgtccCAGTTGCAAATACTATAAGTTTCAaactaaataaatagtacaaaaatggGAATAATGagatgctgatgaagggtctcggcccaaaacactgactgtctattctccacagatgcggcctgttctgttgagttcctccagcattttgtgtgtgttgtatagtGATGTAGTACTCACTGGTtcactgatcattcagaaacctggtactgtggggaagaagctgtttctggattattgagtgtgggtcgttaggcaaatgggactagcctgGGCGGGCATCTTGGGCAAATTGGGCGAGTGGGTATCTTGGTTGGTGTGGACAGGTTGGGCAAAGGCTTGTTTGCTTTAGCCAGGGATTGATGAGAGTCCAAACTGCAACTGAAAGTATGAGGTGAATGCCAGAGGGAAGTTTGTAAGACAgggagtggtaagtgtgtggaacagcctgccaggagtggtggtagagctagatacattaggggcatttaaagagactcttagaaaggcaaTTGGATagtagaaaaaatggagggctatgtgggagggaagggttagattgatatcgGAGCagattaaaaagtcagcacaacatgagccaaagggcctactgtgctgtactgctctatgttctacgttctaaatcACCACAGACAACACTTGCTGCTCCATTATACAGCTAGAGAACTCTCCAGCTTAATTGTTATAGAGcacggatacaggcccttcagcccaacatgttCCTGCTGACTCTGTCAGCTGGCAATCTGGTCCCATCCACTCACGTCTGGCCCAGGGCCCTCTAAAGctctcctatccatgtgcctatctggatggcttttaaatgttgataatgTGCCCACCCCGACCACTATTTCTGGCACCTCGTAAATCTGCATCACCATTTGGATGAAGTTGCTACcggtgtcccttttaaatctcctgtGTGATCGGGCTCCAGACTAGCGTGTGATTCAGCATAAGTGCTCACCTGTCATGAAACTAGGTCTGTGGTTTGCCCAGGCACGCACAGACAGAACTGACACATTCATACAACTAGCTGTGGAAATTCCAACCATGTCTTTCAGTTCTCTGAATCAAAGCTAaattccccccgccccaccaccccctcagcATGGCCGAGTGATCACTGCAGTGTGAGTCCGTGTGTGAAAGAACACTagagatgttggaggaacttaggcAGACGGACAACACCTGTGGAAGGGAAAAACAGAGAACGTTTCGGCTGAAAGACCCAAAGTACAAATCCATAACTCCTTGGAAGTGGtatcacagatggatagggtggtaaagagagcttttggcacattggtcttcataaatcagagcatgaaggctctcagcccaaaacattgactttttattcttttcaattgatgctacctgatctgctgagcaccatctgtggaaaggaatagagtCAATCTCGCAATGACAGGGTCACACCATCACAGGGTCAGTCTCACAGTGAAGGGTCACAACATCCAGGGGTAAGTTTCACGGTGACAGAGTCGCAACATTGAGGGGTTAATCTCACAATGACAGGTCACACCATCGAGAGGTCAGTCACGCCATCAAGGGTCGCACTGTCTGAAGTTAGTTTGAAGTTCAGACACAGCCAGCTCATTTACATCTTTGATAGGTCAGTGGCTCCTGATTGGTGGAAGGGCCCAGCCCCACTGATGACATCACCACTCTCCCATGGCATCATTGATAATACAAAACCAAGAGGAAGGAATTAACAGTGTAGTGAGAGGCCTTTGGATCCTGAAGGCAGTCTGAAACCGAGCCACCTACTTCCCACCTTCTGTCTGGATCCATACATTTTCCACTTAAGGTCCCTGAGGTCACCCAATCACAGCCCCTCAAAGATCTCCAAGCAGATTCCCTGAGAAATTATCCAATCGAAGTTCCTGATAGGTCATCCTATCACAATCCCTGAGAACATGTCCAATCACAGACCCTGAGAGTCTGTCAAATCACATTTCTTGAGAGATTGCCCAGTCATGTTCCTGGAGATATCAATCAACCACATTCCTTGAGAAATTATCCAGTTGTATTCCTTGGGATGTGAAACATCCACATTACTTGAGAGATCATTCAATAACAGTCCATAGGAAATATTTCAGTGACATTCCTGAAGAGATCATTGAATCACAATCCCTGTGAGACTGTGCAATCACATTTCCAATGGTGAATTGGTCCAATCAAAGTTGCCAAGGAATGATCCAATCACAGTCCATGAAAGGTGATCCAATCACAATCTCTGAGAGATGATGCAATCACAATGCTGGATGATGATCTAATCATAACCTGACAGATCATCTCAATAGATCCCAATCTTCCCACTGCTTTGATTCTCGCTGATATAGCATATGATCACAATATTTACTAACACTCTTCCAATATTCACCTCAAATTACTGTATGTCAGTTCACTTGATCAAACAGATATCAGCAACATTTGTGTTTGCACAATTGCTGATGATTATCAGAGCTGGTAAAGCTTATACAGAAGATTAAGCAATTTTAGGCAGGGACAGCATAGGTCAGactctgagtgaagctccctctacactgtcccatcacacactcccactgTCAGGCactgagtgaaactccctctacaccgtcccatcacacactcccactgtcagacactgagtgaagctccctctacactgtcccatcacacactcccactgTCAGactctgagtgaagctccctctacaccgtcccatcacacactcccactgTCAGGCactgagtgaaactccctctacaccgtcccatcacacactcccactgtcagacactgagtgaaactccctctacactgtcctatcTCATATTCCCAttgtcagacactgagtgaagctccctctacactgtcccatcacacactcccactgTCAGactctgagtgaagctccctctacaccgtcccatcacacactcccactgTCAGactctgagtgaagctccctctacaccgtcccatcacacactcccactgtcagacactgagtgaaactccctctacaccgtcccatcacacactcccactgtcagacactgagtgaaactccctctacaccgtcccatcacacactcccactgTCAGactctgagtgaagctccctctacaccgtcccatcacacactcccactgTCAGGCactgagtgaaactccctctacaccgtcccatcacacactcccactgtcagacactgagtgaaactccctctacactgtcctatcTCATATTCCCAttgtcagacactgagtgaagctccctctacactgtcccatcacacactcccactgTCAGactctgagtgaagctccctctacaccgtcccatcacacactcccactgTCAGactctgagtgaagctccctctacaccgtcccatcacacactcccactgtcagacactgagtgaaactccctctacaccgtcccatcacacactcccactgTCAGACtctgagtgaaactccctctacactgtcctatcTCATATTCCCAttgtcagacactgagtgaagctccctctacactgtcccatcacacactcctggggtccgacacagagtgaagctccctctacaccatcccctcacacactcccagggtaagGTCAGTACAGTTGGATGCTGCCCCAATCTCTCCTGATGACATactcccaccccaccctcccccaccttcctgctTGGGAACCCAGTTTCCAGCAAGGATAACTGTCTCCTGGAGGTGTGCCCGTGCCTGCTGCCCTTCCATTCTCAGGCCAGATCTTGGCATGTACCATGTCTCTGCCGGACCTTGGGACGCCTGGCGATTGAAATCTCTGCGGAAATCTTCCCTGGCATCTGGCATTCTCCGGTCCGCCCGCCTCGAGCACAAAAAGCCGGTCCAGCTGAGACGCAGGTGGAGTCCACCAATGTTCCACGTGCCTGAGGACCCCTGGGCTGTTCATTGCAAGCTGGTCATCTCCTCCCTCCGACAGGAGGACACCCGGGAGCCTGGGCCATTCCTGAAGGTGTAGCTGTCAGTTGCACTTTCCTGCGGGACGGGAAGGCAGAGGAGGATGCGGAGGTCCCGTTTCAGCTCCTGCCTCACACTCTCAGAGGAGAACATATAGAGGAAGGGGTTGATGGCGCTGTTGACCGTGCAGAGGCAGAGGAACGCCGTGGATGCCGTGTATATTTTCTGCTCAAATTCGCAGCTGTTGTCGAGGATGGAGTATGCCACGGCCCGACTCAGGAGGATAACGTGGTAGGGGGTGAAGCAGATGAGGAAGATCAGGATCACGGCCACGGCGAGGTACTTCACCTTGGCTTTCTGAGACGGGTTGAGGCAGGGGCTGGACTGGATGCGGCGGAAGATGAGGAAGTTGCTGCAGGCCAAGATACAGAGGGGGacacagaaccccacgcaaaaGCGGGCATAATTAAACTTCGCCACCAAGGGTGGCATCGGAAATGTCTCGAAGCAGGAGTCATTCTTCTTCTCGGTACTCTGCACACCGGACAGAATGAAGACCGGGGTGTGGATGACCATAACCATCATCCAAACGGCGAGACAGACAACCACGGCCGTCTGCCGGCGCCGGCGCCACTGGGCCTCGATGGGGTAGAGAACCACGAGGCAGCGGTCCACGGAAATGCAGCAGAGTAGGAGGATGCTGATGTAGAGGTTGTTGAAGAATATGTAGCCAGTGATCTTGCAGGATAACGGGCTCTGGTTCCACTTGTTCGCGCTCTGGACGTAGGTGATCCAATTCGGGATGGTGCACAGGTAAGCCAGGTCCGAGAGCGAGAGGGTGAAGAGGTACACAGAGAGAACGTTCTTCCGTCGGATCTTCAGCGTGCTTAGGATCAGGGTCAGCAGGTTGGCTGGGAAGCCAAAGACCATTACCAGGCCGTAGACGGTGGTGAGAGGGATAGTGGAACGGCTGTAGGTGATGTTGCAGGGCCCCTGCAGCCCAGTCTCGTTGGTGTTGCTCATGGCAACAGGATCCCCGTCAGCAAACAGAACCTGG containing:
- the gpr132a gene encoding probable G-protein coupled receptor 132; its protein translation is MSNTNETGLQGPCNITYSRSTIPLTTVYGLVMVFGFPANLLTLILSTLKIRRKNVLSVYLFTLSLSDLAYLCTIPNWITYVQSANKWNQSPLSCKITGYIFFNNLYISILLLCCISVDRCLVVLYPIEAQWRRRRQTAVVVCLAVWMMVMVIHTPVFILSGVQSTEKKNDSCFETFPMPPLVAKFNYARFCVGFCVPLCILACSNFLIFRRIQSSPCLNPSQKAKVKYLAVAVILIFLICFTPYHVILLSRAVAYSILDNSCEFEQKIYTASTAFLCLCTVNSAINPFLYMFSSESVRQELKRDLRILLCLPVPQESATDSYTFRNGPGSRVSSCRREEMTSLQ